One genomic segment of Primulina tabacum isolate GXHZ01 chromosome 9, ASM2559414v2, whole genome shotgun sequence includes these proteins:
- the LOC142556946 gene encoding uncharacterized protein LOC142556946, which yields MGPYQPDMLEYPALVNEGFDNWKRNAPKNAQYIAPEIQKEILHIMANRVRQMVREKVGEKYLCILIDEARDISKREQMAIILRFVNNRGILTERFFAIKSVSDTTSMNLKNEISNVLVHHDLHVKKIRGQGYDAKDVSVIWELFSHLDNIVNIVTSSTKSIDELQSAQRNEIEYMLAIGERDFGSSANQIVLSDHSPNGNAKAEVRGIYRNMEVKVFCSRNEIDMPDLDCLYKIGSSCRQTTIDHHYHFDVFNAAIDFILMELNTRFNESSVELLSLSTALDPKNSFDSFNSDDICKLATKFYPGDFTDQEIVALEYELINYKLDVMQNLKVSTLVELCQQLTESRQSNVYVMLTRFFILF from the exons ATGGGGCCTTATCAACCAGATATGTTGGAGTATCCAG CGTTGGTCAATGAAGGATTTGACAATTGGAAAAGG AATGCTCCAAAAAATGCCCAATATATCGCTCCAGAAATTCAGAAAGAGATTTTACATATTATGGCTAATAGAGTACGACAGATGGTACGTGAAAAAGTTGGAGAAAAATACTTATGTATTCTTATTGATGAAGCCCGAGATATATCTAAACGAGAGCAAATGGCCATTATATTGAGGTTTGTGAACAATCGtgggattttgacagaaagATTTTTTGCCATCAAAAGTGTTAGTGACACTACCtcaatgaatttgaaaaatGAGATATCAAATGTTCTTGTTCATCATGATCTCCATGTTAAGAAAATCAGAGGCCAAGGATATGATG CTAAGGATGTTAGTGTTATTTGGGAATTATTTTCTCATTTGGACAATATTGTTAATATTGTCACTTCTTCTACTAAGAGCATTGATGAATTACAAAGTGCACAAAGAAATGAAATTGAGTATATGTTGGCAATTGGAGAACGTGATTTTGGAAGTAGTGCAAACCAGATTG TTCTCAGTGATCATTCTCCAAATGGAAATGCTAAGGCTGAAGTTCGGGGGATTTACAGAAATATG GAAGTTAAAGTTTTTTGCTCAAGAAATGAAATTGATATGCCTGACCTTGATTGTCTATATAAGATTGGAAGTTCCTGTCGGCAAACTACAATAGATCATCATTACcactttgatgtttttaatgcagCAATAGATTTCATTTTGATGGAGTTAAATACTCGGTTCAATGAGTCATCGGTGGAACTTCTTTCTCTTAGTACAGCTTTAGATCCTAAAAATTCATTTGACTCATTTAACAGTGATGATATTTGCAAGCTTGCAACGAAGTTTTATCCTGGAGATTTCACAGATCAAGAAATTGTTGCTTTGGAGTATGaattgataaattataaacTTGATGTGATGCAGAATTTAAAGGTTTCTACACTTGTTGAGTTGTGTCAGCAATTGACTGAAAGTAGACAGTCAAATGTTTACGTTATGTTGACTAGATTTttcatcttgttttga